Within the Glycine max cultivar Williams 82 chromosome 12, Glycine_max_v4.0, whole genome shotgun sequence genome, the region ttaaaatgttaaatttatcCGATCTCGTCTCATATATTTTGGGTTTTGATCGGgtttaatttgaattcaaacaaatgactcaataaaaaattcaagtcaagtaaatacaaaataaacttGTCCCAATTCATCTCTTATTGGCCCTCACTCTTAATGGTGAAGGGATCTAGGTTTGTTGTTGTAGCTAGATTAGTTGGATAAACTTGTGAAAGggtgaaaaataatgaaaaaacaaGATCATTCATTCGACTCAGAGAGAGAAAACAatcatatttgattttaatcatatatatgTTTGTAAAACCCATCggaatttgtaattttcaatcaatttctagtaaagagaaagagtgttGCAAATATCTTTCATTTGACAAACTCATGAATGACTCCAAAAAACTATAGAACTGTtgtatttgagtttttttatcaactttttCACCATGTATGAATTTTTATCGGGCATCACAAAGATAGACCTAACCTATGGCGATCCACAAGACTAAGATATTTGGACACCTGCCAGATATCGATCAAGCATTTTTAACCTGATAACACTGAAATGGATCATTGCttcaaacatttcaaaatcaacaGAATTTGCAGGGGAACACCCGTTGGTGGAACACAAAGACTAGTAGACTACCTACCATCATCCAAATTGATGTAAAGCACACAATTGCCTCTAGGAGCGctgaagaaagaacaaaaattatttttccaacATTAATACAATTGCATAGTCTGGTTGGCATACCTGTAAAAAGACTACTATTTGCTTAcctataaagaaaaattacaaatgtcGCTGTGAAAAAGACTTTGTGATCACTAGAAAACACACATGCCTGAGCCATGGAATCATAGCAGAATTTAACCGAAAATGACTATTATATAATCCACCAAGCATATAAGAGTACACGAGAGGTACACCAATAAAAATCCATGACACATCATCATGtccacaaaacataaaaatgacaGTTGAAACCACATGAAAATTCTCCACAAAAAGAGAATTCCACGGCAGTAGGGTCTTCATAACATCCACCACATACCAACAAATTAAAACCTATATAACATTGTATCCCACTTTCAGATTTGCATAGAAAGTGTTCATTTGACAAGCATGCTTTGCTGGGCCTGGTTTTCCTGCTGCTGCTGATAATTCAACGGCCTCCTGAAAAGCATTATGTGTGGCTCAGGGCGATGAATTGCATAGTGAACCCAGCCACGGCTCTGCTGAACCCCAATAGCTCGCCACTCATTCTGtaacataaaaccaaaaccCAATACTTAGACCATttcaaatcaaaaacaaaaataacacttTCACCCAAAATTTGCACAAGAAAACCCTAAATCCATGAAATCACGTAGTCTCAACTTTCCACTAGGTAACATAGaccaaaattatgttttttgtattCTCCTTTGTCGACAATCCTATCCTACTCAAGACATTGTCCCACACTAAATGTGAACACTTCTTTGGATTGGGATTGAAAACTCAAACGTTCAATAGTCAACAAATGATATATAGAACAAAATCATTGAAATAGAACCATCAACAGTAAACAAAATTTGAACAAATCTACGCACATTCATTCCTTGATTGAATAATATTCGTTTACCAATTAAACCCCCAAACAATTCAGTTGGCCATTTCATCAAAAGATCACTACACGCTGATAATTTCGATCACTTTTTTTAGGTCAGATTCTGCATAAAACgagtttttaattcaaaaaacaaaaaaatcacaaacacTTATCAATCACGCACGAAGCACAAAAATTGTGGAGAAAGAGTGTTACTACTTACTTCGGAGAGAAGACGATTCTTGGGAAGCAGTTTTGCGACTTCAGGAGGAAGAACCACATGTCTGAACAACAAaccaatacaaataaataaaatcaataaaccTAAATTAATCGCAGAGAAAACGAAGGAAAATGGAACCGTGCGTGTACCTATATTCATAAGTGTCATCGAAGTACTTCTCGGAGTACTGGATCTGACCCATCGTCGAAAACTAGGGTTTGTGAATTCGCTCGATTCAATTTGCTAATAGAGCAaacaaaaattttgaattaaaataatcgAATAATCGGAAATGAATATTCGgcgtaaagagagagagagagagagagagagagagagagagagagagagagagagagagatgctAATTACCTGAGAAATGAGAATTGAGAGTGAAATAGTAAAGTGAGGAACGGAGAAAGAAGGAACGTATAGATTGTTCTCTGGATTTGAAATAGGGAGGGTGAAATCGTAAATTCGTATTTATACTCATATTTTGTGGggtatgtgttttttttctttcttattgatttttctggtacaattttttaaaaaaaaaaattaacggcTTGATTTTTAGCGTTTCAAATTTTGGATTTTCCCGCTTCGCAATCGAATTTTCTACACACTGAGGCGGCGTCGATAAATCAAAAAAGTGAACGTGGGTGAATCACACACCCCAACCTGTATTTTGCTAAACCTTATGACATGACATGAGtttaattgaatatttgaattccattatattatgagtttaataaggatcaatttaaaatttaatttaattggaaaaaaatctTGTTGAACACAAGCAATGTAACAATATGTACACCCCTTGcattattctttaatttgttattaacaaaattcatgttaaaaagagtattctaacaaaaatttctttcatttttttaatattatttatttgtttgcttattttaatttaatttccacaatctttttatgttattttttctaaaattaattaataaaaggaagatttaaaaaatatttattgaattatgaaatatatttttgtcaaataaaccttataaacaattaaattcatataataagtattaattatgaaaagaaataagcaattaattaataaaataatcatgacagttaatagaaaatttgaatttttttttatcaaaacttgctcgtattatttcattaataatcAAACAAGCAATACAAGATGGTGTTTTTGTAAAAAAGTGGGACAACCATGATCAGTAGATACCCATGCCAAAGAATAAGCAATCATATTGATTTGTCTCCTAACAAACTTAATGCAAAAGTTTTAATAAAAGGATAATTCGAGAGCTGCTAAGTATTACAATATCATAACAGTTATTACGAAAATCATTAgtgataaattattatcaaaatcaCTTTTATTAAGTGTATTAGTAGTTATAatgaaaaacacaaatattaaaatatagtcataaaaaatgaaaaggttaAGTTCAAAAACTGAAAGAACCaactatcatttttattttttttaacacttacTAGAACTTTCcttataactaatattttttaaacaattaaaggaAGGTGAGTGCAATGTATAAGGAGAGTTTGTatgatagttttaaaataattatggagGTTAgcatagagataaaaaaaacaaaaaaatgtataattttactAAATCTTCAgagtgattaatataatttataaaaaaaataataaattcataaaGGCAACAATAGTCAAAAGATAAAGTCCATGTTTGGACCTATGACCATTTCCTCTAAAAACACACCATCTTTTAACTAATTGGCATtctttaaaaagattaattaatttaattaattacattaaatttgtaaattattaatgttattttttaaaaagttatcctTAAAATTATTGGGACCCACACAAATGGGAGGAGAATTAAGATTTGGAGAAGGAATTGAGAGATTTGAGAATTGTATTTAGAATGGAACTAAGGAAGTGAATACTAAGATTTGAGGCAATGAAAGGTCAGTTACCTTCTCCTTGAAGAAGGCAAATAAagcatttttgtttttacttgtcCAATGCCTAAATTAATCCTACCATCGACAAAccttgtatttttattctctttttcccttctcctttatctttttgctttctcgtgttttgtgttttttttttcaccccattttttaaattaaaattatgtgccttgtccataaaaaaaaaaaaacccagagATTTTTAATGAGATGTTTCAATTATTGCATGAtattaatgagttttttttttgataaacaaAGATAACAATTAGAAATAGATGAAAGTTTCACATGGGGAAAGGAAAATAACATACACGCATAATATTAatcagtaaaaataaaaacttaaattaatatatatatatatatatatatatatatatatatatatatatgtgtgtgtgtgtgtgtgttttctaataaatataatattaataaaaaaatttaaaagtttaaatttttatgtattcttcatttaaaaaattacattatttatcaaaatcatttaaaaaatatttttttaaagttatattaatattattattataaaagttaataaatttactgTATATAACAATCTGCTATTAAATGATTAGGGATATTTTTAGTTCAATTTGGATTGATTTTGAACTAAAAAGTCATccaatttaaagattaaaacagTTTTTGCTTTTTTGATTTGGATTACTTTCTTGGTAAAAATCGATCCAATCTTTATAAATACtagttatttatgaaaaaaattatttataatataatttatatatttaaaagtatttatttgttataattttagttacATAAAATAACCATCTACCTTGTTATGCACGTACTAAAATACTAGTATACATATGTGTAGTATACATATGTGTAAGTTTgatttggatttgattgaatcaattttttaatattaaatccaAATTCAAGTtacatttattgaaaatgaactAGTATTTTAGCATCTGCATTATAtaagataaatgtttatttatataattaaaaattatattttgatgataaataaatatttataaatttataaattatattagaattaaaatttgtaataaataaataattttttaggggtaataaataaatattttaaaacatataaactatattttaaatttatgataaataatttttgtagttatttttaattattgatatatattttatttattaaaaaatattcaaatttaatttaaacctAAAGATATTAGAAATGATAGATTTAAAGAAACAAGaagttattttaaattgtttgttgatgaatatatatattcatcaagaaaatattatactaGTGAAACTTCTTGATGAATATTTAAGGACAAATATCACATGAAAGAGGGAGGTTGAGTTGTGATttaatataaatgtttaaatctTTTAGAAAACAACAAGATTTTTTGTCCGTATAGGTAATTTTGTAAGAAAGCAATTATCACAAGAACACTACACAACATGAGAAAAACAAGTTTTCAAAGTTGCAATTTATCTTATaactattaaaacaaaatttagtcccaatgccacttaacaaaaaaaaagaaacaagaaaagaacaaacacAGATTTATATTTATACTAGTTTATCTTTACAACTTAGACTATGTtcaatttttgataaattatcaaattccACTAACTTTTGAAGGATTACAAATATTATATCATGGCCACTTCTAACTCTTACAAATTAAACTTTAGTCCAAGTTTGATCAAAacctaatattttttcttctaccAAGCCACTCACTGGctttaaataaatcaaacaagattTGTGATGAAAGATTGACTCAGAGACTAATACACAATCGTCTTACATACGGTTAAACAATCTGAGCACTTGATGTTTTTCTCTCAAGATTATAAAGGTATTTTGAGAGCTTTTTCTAATCgtattgaagaagaagaagaatagtaGAAATTGTGCATAGAAGATTATAAAAGTGTTTTGAGATTATACAGATAATCGtgttgaagaagaagagtagaAGAAATTATGCATAGCAGATAAACTATCTATGTCTTCAAAAGACTTCTCTTAGAATAGGTCCTGCATGACAAAACTCATCTTTTGGGTACATTTAATGCTCATCCTTTCTTCATGTAGAAAATTCTTCCTTTATGGCTTGCGTGTACTAAGGTTTGCAACAACAATCACATCTTTGTGTTAGAACAGGTACTGCATAACAAAACTTTGATGGTATATTAGATCTtgacttcatttatttttcacaagatatcctaaaaaaatgtttctgcAAACTCTAAgacattagaaaaataaatgaagtattAAATAACATATGCAACAtgtaatatattctttttgtgattgcatctaataaaaataattaaggatcTTGATGAGTCTTTGAGACTTAAACGTCTTTGGActcaacaaatatatatatgactaAATAACCTAtttgatcatttatttatttatagtttaatttgattctttattttttttaagttcaatttggtattttatattgatataaaatgCGATTTTTATTGATCAAATCGTTAAATTATATCTACATGTTACTAGGATCATTTGtgtcaaaaaatttcaaaattcaacaatAAGATAATCAAATGttccatattttattatattttaaaaaatttatattatgtcgattttaatctatatgaacgagataacaaatgattttgaattaatatgaaattttgcatGTGATTTATGTGAAATGAACTTTCAATCTAACCGtaagttttaagaaaaaattattcaattaaaagttataaaattatgtaatagTTATCATATACCGGTATAATTTAATCTctcctcatatatatatatatattagatgcatgttttttttctaaggATTTCATGCATGTTTGGAAATATAACTTTcagataaacttttttttttttaatttcttctaaaTAAGTTTATTCATACAGTTCTTTGTTCAATTTTTGTCCCGTGTTTTGATTACCGAATTCCTGAATTGCGTAGAATAATTTGGCGAAGAAACATGCGAGGTTGGCTTGACATGTGACTTGTGAGACTCAccttatatatatgaaatatatgTGTTATCTTTAGTTATGCATCTCATACTGGTGCCTGTCTCAGCTTTGAGCAATTTTAATTGGTATTGAAATTACTTGGAGTCGAGGATTCAGAGTTTTTAATGTGGAATTTGGTTCTCAGGTGGcgattaattttgtaattcatGGTTACCCTGATTCGCATCTGGCTTTTGGTATGGTCAGAGGGATTCTTTAGTTTACTCAAATTGGAGGAAGTTTTCCATGATCTCATACTCTGCGTGAAGCAAATCAAGTTACAGATTTATTGGCAAACTGTAGTCAATCCTTAGATGattgtaaaagaattttttatttctctagcTGTTTCTACAGATATTTCTTTCTACCATGCACCGTTATTTCTCGTGGGTTTTAATCTAGTTTTCCTGAGACACTAGCCCCTGTGAttcaccaatatatatatataagaacacGATTATTGACGTTATAAGCAGCAAGGCCGTGCAGATTCATTTTGAAGGTCCAAATAgtgaacttatattttttattatttaatgtataatttctttttaaataataagtgTCTCTGTAGTGTATAACAAGTACGATGACATTGTGATTGAACTTGGAATAACATGAAGGCAAAGGGAAATGTATAATTACTCACAATGATCCCTTCAGTTTTGATATGTTTGTGCACCTTTATCATCTAACTGGAAATGTTCCCATTAgtcatttggtaatcgatttaAAAATAGATAGAGTAAATACCTTTACGTggtaaaattctaaaaaaagagagagagagcatattttccaagatatatatatatatatatatatatatatatatatatatatatatatatattttgacgGATTTAAGATCCTAAGTCagatgtaaattataaaaaataaaatcaagattttatttacaaattta harbors:
- the LOC100786340 gene encoding cyclin-dependent kinases regulatory subunit 1; this encodes MGQIQYSEKYFDDTYEYRHVVLPPEVAKLLPKNRLLSENEWRAIGVQQSRGWVHYAIHRPEPHIMLFRRPLNYQQQQENQAQQSMLVK